A single genomic interval of Acidobacteriota bacterium harbors:
- a CDS encoding 50S ribosome-binding GTPase, which translates to MAKEKFDRSKPHVNVGTIGHVDHGKTTLTAAITKTLAKHNPKITFRSFDSIDNAPEEKARGITIATAHVEYETPNRHYAHVDCPGHADYVKNMITGAAQMDGAILVVAATD; encoded by the coding sequence ATGGCGAAAGAGAAATTTGACCGAAGTAAGCCACACGTCAACGTCGGGACGATTGGTCACGTTGACCACGGCAAGACGACGTTGACGGCAGCGATCACCAAGACGCTGGCCAAACACAATCCGAAGATTACGTTCCGCAGCTTCGATTCGATTGACAACGCTCCGGAAGAGAAGGCGCGTGGAATCACAATCGCGACGGCGCACGTCGAATATGAAACGCCGAATCGGCACTATGCGCACGTGGACTGTCCGGGCCACGCCGACTACGTCAAGAACATGATCACCGGCGCGGCGCAGATGGACGGAGCCATCCTGGTGGTGGCGGCGACCGAC